A genomic window from Streptomyces brevispora includes:
- the ligA gene encoding NAD-dependent DNA ligase LigA — MAGEKQTAGPAEARERHALLAEQIEEHRFRYYVNDQPVVSDAEFDRLMRELEALEDTYPQLRTPDSPSQKVAGPYRTEFTSVEHRERMLSLDNAFDDEELATWGERVARDVGATGYHFLCELKIDGLAVNLTYEHGLLTRAATRGDGRTGEDITPNVRTIADIPHRLKGDRIPALVEVRGEVFFPMEGFEALNARLVEAQDKPFANPRNAAAGSLRQKDPKVTAGRPLHMVVHGIGAREGFDIDCLSHAYELLREWGLPTAKHNRVVDSLDGVREFIAYFGENRHSVEHEIDGVVVKLDEIPLQGRLGSTSRAPRWAIAWKYAPEEVNTKLVNIRVGVGRTGRVTPYAQVEPVEVAGSEVEFATLHNQNVVRSKGVLIGDTVVLRKAGDVIPEILGPVADLRDGTERAFVMPAECPECGTELRPMKEADIDVRCPNARSCPAQLRERVAYLAGRACLDIDHFGYVAAAALTRPLEPADPPLRDEGDLFGLTIDRLLPIRAYVLDMDSGLPKRDPKTGEEKTAMVFANQQGEPKKNALAMLDAIAAAKEAPLARILTGLSIRHVGPVAAQELARQFRSIDRIDEATEQELSDADGVGPVIAASVKAWFAEEWHREILRKWREAGVRMEDEGAGEEEGPRPLEGLTVVVTGTLASHTRDGAKEALQSRGAKVTGSVSKKTAFVVVGDNPGSKYDKAMQLKVPVLNEDGFAVLLEEGPDAAREAAVPAEE, encoded by the coding sequence ATGGCCGGCGAGAAGCAGACGGCAGGGCCGGCGGAGGCGCGGGAGCGGCATGCGCTCCTCGCCGAGCAGATCGAGGAGCACCGCTTCCGCTATTACGTGAACGACCAGCCGGTCGTCAGCGACGCCGAGTTCGACCGGCTGATGCGTGAGCTGGAGGCCCTGGAGGACACGTATCCGCAGCTGCGCACGCCGGACTCGCCGTCGCAGAAGGTCGCGGGGCCCTACCGGACGGAATTCACCTCCGTCGAGCACCGTGAGCGGATGCTGTCCCTGGACAACGCCTTCGACGACGAGGAGCTGGCCACCTGGGGCGAGCGGGTCGCCCGGGACGTCGGCGCCACCGGCTACCACTTCCTGTGCGAGCTCAAGATCGACGGCCTCGCGGTCAACCTCACCTACGAGCACGGACTGCTGACCCGGGCCGCGACCCGGGGCGACGGCCGCACCGGCGAGGACATCACGCCCAACGTCCGTACGATCGCCGACATCCCGCACCGGCTGAAGGGCGATCGCATTCCGGCGCTCGTCGAGGTCCGCGGCGAGGTCTTCTTCCCGATGGAGGGGTTCGAGGCGCTCAACGCCCGGCTGGTGGAGGCGCAGGACAAACCCTTCGCCAACCCGCGCAACGCCGCGGCGGGTTCGCTGCGCCAGAAGGACCCCAAGGTCACCGCCGGACGACCGCTGCACATGGTGGTCCACGGCATCGGGGCCCGTGAGGGCTTCGACATCGACTGCCTCTCGCACGCCTACGAGCTGCTGCGTGAATGGGGGCTGCCCACCGCCAAGCACAACAGGGTGGTGGATTCCCTGGACGGGGTACGGGAGTTCATCGCCTACTTCGGCGAGAACCGGCACTCCGTGGAGCACGAGATCGACGGTGTCGTCGTCAAGCTCGACGAGATCCCGCTCCAGGGCCGCCTCGGCTCCACCTCACGCGCCCCGCGCTGGGCGATCGCCTGGAAGTACGCGCCGGAGGAGGTCAACACCAAGCTGGTCAACATCCGGGTCGGCGTCGGCCGTACCGGCCGCGTCACCCCGTACGCCCAGGTGGAACCGGTCGAAGTGGCGGGATCCGAGGTCGAGTTCGCCACCCTGCACAACCAGAACGTGGTCCGGTCGAAGGGTGTCCTGATCGGCGACACGGTGGTGCTGCGCAAGGCCGGCGATGTGATTCCGGAGATCCTCGGCCCGGTCGCCGACCTCCGGGACGGCACCGAGCGGGCGTTCGTCATGCCCGCCGAGTGCCCCGAGTGTGGGACGGAGCTGCGGCCCATGAAGGAGGCCGACATCGACGTCCGCTGCCCCAACGCCCGCTCCTGTCCGGCGCAGTTGCGCGAGCGCGTCGCCTATCTGGCCGGTCGCGCGTGCCTGGACATCGACCACTTCGGCTATGTGGCGGCCGCCGCCCTGACCCGACCGCTGGAGCCCGCCGATCCGCCGCTGCGCGACGAGGGCGACCTGTTCGGGCTGACCATCGACCGGCTGCTGCCCATCCGTGCCTATGTCCTCGACATGGACAGCGGACTGCCCAAGCGCGACCCGAAGACGGGTGAGGAGAAGACCGCGATGGTCTTCGCCAACCAGCAGGGCGAACCGAAGAAGAACGCGCTCGCCATGCTGGACGCCATCGCCGCGGCGAAGGAAGCGCCGCTGGCCCGGATCCTCACCGGGCTCTCGATCCGGCACGTCGGACCCGTCGCGGCGCAGGAGCTGGCCCGTCAGTTCCGGAGTATCGACCGGATCGACGAGGCCACCGAGCAGGAGCTGTCCGATGCCGACGGGGTCGGACCGGTCATCGCGGCCTCGGTCAAGGCCTGGTTCGCCGAGGAGTGGCACCGGGAGATCCTGCGCAAGTGGCGGGAGGCCGGGGTCCGGATGGAGGACGAGGGGGCCGGTGAGGAAGAGGGGCCGAGGCCGCTCGAAGGGCTCACCGTCGTCGTCACCGGCACGCTGGCCTCGCACACCAGGGACGGCGCGAAAGAGGCACTCCAGAGCCGCGGGGCGAAGGTGACGGGTTCCGTTTCGAAGAAGACCGCCTTCGTGGTCGTCGGCGACAACCCCGGATCGAAGTACGACAAGGCCATGCAGCTGAAGGTGCCCGTGCTGAACGAGGACGGCTTCGCCGTGCTGCTCGAGGAAGGACCGGACGCGGCGCGCGAGGCGGCGGTGCCGGCCGAGGAGTAG
- a CDS encoding putative bifunctional diguanylate cyclase/phosphodiesterase, which translates to MKPTENAEPVSRLRGFTGLTPKVGAAVVALATVQLATGFYRTVSGGHALFPEGAAGWSLAVLTGIVVGHLVALGRDRWWGGTGSGAALTLAVLLLYGWVSAGLVSLVVVVLVGMARRHRWWQGLLHGAVDILGVGAAALVMAAFGEVQTVESPWQPLDWGIDVIPEVLLAASTYLLVTRVLLWYARSPQSGGLPTVARTALLRQGLVAVALLGIAPLICVVAMAMPVLLPLFAVPLIALDSTLWIARARAEEQLRDPLTGLPNRQWLLERTWTALEEAESVGTRVGLVLIDLDRFRAVNDTLGHLAGDRLLLQIADRLRLALPRGAEAARLGGDEFAVLLPAADSTTSVQRVARHLVAGLSSPLDLDGLTLVLEASAGVAVHPDHALDAEGLLRRADVAMYQAKRDRTGVEVYESKRDSNTPDRLGLLGDLRRALDAGEVELHYQPKVRFDGQVAGLEALVRWVHPERGRVPPDEFIAIAESSGLMPHLTEYVLETALAQVARWRAQGLFVPVAVNVSPRDVHTPGFAGGVAARLARHGVPAGALQLEITEHVLLEDPQRAADTLAGLTGHGVKMSLDDFGTGYSSLVHLRRLPVSELKIDRSFVARLAIDHEDAEIVRCTIDLAHSLGLLVVAEGVEDDETWERLRDLRCDAVQGWLVAAAMPPQETTAWLRARGEHGWRRPAELAAAAAAAAAAAGVTTAATPEPAQPPSGRTVDPRPATT; encoded by the coding sequence ATGAAACCGACCGAGAACGCCGAACCGGTGTCGCGGCTGAGGGGTTTCACCGGGCTCACACCCAAAGTGGGCGCCGCCGTCGTGGCCCTCGCCACTGTCCAGCTCGCGACCGGCTTCTATCGGACCGTCAGCGGCGGACACGCCCTCTTCCCGGAGGGCGCGGCCGGCTGGTCGCTCGCCGTGCTCACCGGGATCGTCGTCGGTCATCTGGTCGCGCTCGGCCGCGACCGCTGGTGGGGCGGCACCGGTTCCGGGGCCGCCCTCACGCTCGCCGTGCTGCTGCTCTACGGCTGGGTGTCCGCCGGTCTGGTCAGCCTGGTCGTGGTCGTACTCGTCGGGATGGCCCGCAGACACCGCTGGTGGCAGGGGCTGTTGCACGGGGCGGTGGACATCCTGGGGGTGGGCGCGGCGGCGCTGGTCATGGCCGCGTTCGGTGAGGTGCAGACCGTCGAGTCGCCCTGGCAGCCACTCGACTGGGGCATCGACGTCATCCCGGAAGTCCTCCTCGCGGCCTCCACCTACCTGCTCGTCACCCGGGTGCTGCTGTGGTACGCCCGGTCCCCCCAGAGCGGCGGGCTGCCGACCGTCGCCCGCACCGCACTGCTGCGGCAGGGCCTCGTCGCGGTCGCCCTGCTCGGCATCGCACCGCTGATCTGCGTCGTCGCCATGGCCATGCCGGTACTGCTGCCGCTCTTCGCGGTCCCGCTGATCGCGCTGGACTCCACGCTCTGGATCGCCCGTGCCAGGGCCGAGGAGCAGCTGCGCGATCCGCTCACCGGACTGCCGAACCGGCAGTGGCTGCTCGAACGCACCTGGACGGCCCTGGAGGAGGCCGAGAGCGTCGGCACCCGGGTCGGCCTGGTCCTGATCGACCTCGACCGCTTCCGAGCGGTCAACGACACCCTCGGCCATCTGGCGGGGGACCGGCTGCTGCTGCAGATAGCGGACCGGCTGCGCCTCGCCCTGCCGCGCGGCGCGGAGGCGGCCAGGCTCGGCGGCGACGAGTTCGCCGTCCTGCTGCCGGCCGCGGACTCCACCACCAGCGTCCAGCGGGTCGCCCGCCATCTGGTCGCCGGACTCTCCTCACCGCTGGACCTCGACGGGCTCACCCTGGTGCTGGAGGCCAGCGCGGGCGTCGCCGTCCACCCCGACCACGCACTCGACGCGGAGGGGCTGCTGCGCCGCGCGGACGTGGCGATGTACCAGGCCAAGCGCGACCGTACGGGCGTCGAGGTGTACGAGTCGAAGCGCGACAGCAACACCCCCGACCGGCTCGGGCTCCTCGGCGATCTGCGGCGTGCGCTGGACGCGGGCGAGGTGGAGCTCCACTACCAGCCGAAGGTCCGCTTCGACGGACAGGTGGCCGGCCTGGAGGCACTGGTCCGCTGGGTGCACCCGGAGCGCGGGCGGGTCCCTCCGGACGAGTTCATCGCCATCGCCGAGTCCTCCGGGCTGATGCCGCACCTCACCGAGTACGTACTGGAGACGGCGCTGGCCCAGGTCGCCAGGTGGCGGGCGCAGGGGCTGTTCGTCCCGGTCGCGGTCAACGTCTCCCCGCGCGATGTGCACACCCCGGGGTTCGCGGGCGGCGTCGCGGCCCGGCTGGCCCGGCACGGAGTCCCGGCCGGTGCGCTCCAGCTGGAGATAACGGAGCACGTGCTGCTGGAGGACCCGCAGCGGGCCGCGGACACCCTGGCCGGGCTGACGGGGCACGGCGTGAAGATGTCCCTGGACGACTTCGGTACGGGGTACTCCTCCCTCGTCCATCTGCGCCGGCTGCCGGTCAGCGAGCTCAAGATCGACCGGTCCTTCGTGGCCCGGCTCGCCATCGACCACGAGGACGCGGAGATCGTGCGCTGCACGATCGACCTGGCGCACTCGCTCGGTCTGCTGGTCGTCGCCGAGGGCGTCGAGGACGACGAGACGTGGGAGCGGCTGCGGGACCTGCGCTGCGACGCGGTCCAGGGGTGGCTGGTGGCGGCCGCGATGCCGCCGCAGGAGACGACCGCGTGGCTGCGGGCGCGGGGCGAGCACGGGTGGCGTCGGCCGGCGGAGCTGGCGGCGGCCGCCGCTGCCGCCGCGGCAGCGGCGGGTGTGACCACCGCGGCGACGCCCGAGCCGGCGCAGCCGCCGTCCGGCCGGACGGTCGACCCACGGCCCGCCACGACATGA
- the gatC gene encoding Asp-tRNA(Asn)/Glu-tRNA(Gln) amidotransferase subunit GatC: MPGITREEVAHLARLARLELKGEELDHFAGQLDDIIGAVARVSEVADQDVPPTSHPLPLTNVMRADEVRPSLTPAQALSGAPAQEQQRFKVPQILGED; the protein is encoded by the coding sequence ATGCCTGGCATCACGCGCGAGGAGGTCGCCCACCTCGCCCGGCTGGCGCGTCTGGAGCTGAAGGGCGAAGAGCTCGATCACTTCGCCGGTCAGCTCGACGACATCATCGGCGCGGTCGCCCGCGTCTCCGAGGTCGCCGACCAAGACGTACCGCCGACCTCCCATCCGCTGCCGCTGACCAACGTCATGCGCGCGGACGAGGTCCGTCCCTCGCTCACCCCCGCGCAGGCGCTCTCCGGCGCCCCGGCCCAGGAGCAGCAGCGTTTCAAGGTGCCGCAGATCCTGGGGGAGGACTAA
- the gatA gene encoding Asp-tRNA(Asn)/Glu-tRNA(Gln) amidotransferase subunit GatA, whose amino-acid sequence MTDISTIIKLTAAETAAKIASGELTAVEVTEAHLARIEAVDEKVHAFLHVDREGALAQARAVDAKRAAGEKLGPLAGVPLALKDIFTTQDMPTTVGSKILEGWVPPYDATVTKRLKAADVVILGKTNMDEFAMGSSTENSAYGPTGNPWDLTRIPGGSGGGSSAALASFEAPLAIGTDTGGSIRQPAAVTGTVGVKPTYGGVSRYGMVAFSSSLDQGGPCARTVLDAALLHEVIAGHDPLDSTSIDAPVPPVVEAARNGSVEGMRVGVVKQFSGEGYQAGVVQRFNEAVELLKSLGATVVELDCPSFDLGLSAYYLIAPSECSSNLARFDAMRYGLRVGDDGTKSAEEVTALTREAGFGDEVKRRIILGTYALSSGYYDAYYGSAQKVRTLITRDFEKAFEQVDVIVSPTTPTTAFPIGERADDPMAMYLADLCTIPTNLAGNAAMSLPCGLAPEDGLPVGLQIIAPAMKDDRLYRVGAAVEAAFVEKWGHPLLEEAPSL is encoded by the coding sequence ATGACGGACATCAGCACCATCATCAAGCTCACCGCCGCCGAGACCGCCGCGAAGATCGCTTCCGGTGAGCTCACGGCCGTCGAGGTCACCGAGGCCCACCTGGCCCGGATCGAGGCCGTCGACGAGAAGGTCCACGCCTTCCTGCACGTCGACCGCGAGGGCGCGCTCGCGCAGGCCCGTGCCGTCGACGCGAAGAGGGCGGCGGGCGAGAAGCTCGGCCCGCTGGCCGGCGTCCCGCTCGCGCTCAAGGACATCTTCACCACGCAGGACATGCCGACCACCGTCGGCTCGAAGATCCTCGAAGGCTGGGTCCCGCCCTACGACGCGACCGTCACCAAGCGGCTGAAGGCCGCCGACGTCGTCATCCTCGGCAAGACCAACATGGACGAGTTCGCCATGGGGTCCTCCACCGAGAACAGCGCCTACGGCCCGACCGGCAACCCGTGGGACCTCACCCGCATCCCGGGCGGCTCCGGCGGCGGCTCCTCCGCCGCGCTCGCCTCCTTCGAGGCCCCGCTGGCCATCGGCACGGACACCGGCGGCTCGATCCGCCAGCCCGCCGCCGTCACCGGCACCGTCGGCGTCAAGCCCACCTACGGCGGTGTCTCCCGCTACGGCATGGTGGCCTTCTCGTCCTCCCTCGACCAGGGCGGCCCCTGCGCCCGTACGGTCCTGGACGCGGCGCTGCTGCACGAGGTCATCGCCGGGCACGACCCGCTCGACTCGACGTCCATCGACGCCCCGGTCCCGCCGGTCGTCGAGGCCGCGCGCAACGGCTCCGTCGAGGGCATGCGGGTCGGAGTCGTCAAGCAGTTCTCGGGCGAGGGCTACCAGGCCGGTGTCGTCCAGCGCTTCAACGAGGCGGTCGAGCTGCTGAAGTCGCTCGGCGCCACGGTCGTCGAGCTGGACTGCCCGTCCTTCGACCTGGGCCTTTCGGCGTACTACCTCATCGCGCCGTCCGAGTGCTCCTCGAACCTCGCCCGCTTCGACGCCATGCGCTACGGCCTGCGGGTCGGCGACGACGGTACGAAGTCCGCCGAGGAGGTCACCGCGCTCACCCGCGAAGCCGGTTTCGGCGACGAGGTCAAGCGCCGCATCATCCTCGGCACGTACGCGCTGAGCTCCGGCTACTACGACGCCTACTACGGCTCGGCGCAGAAGGTCCGCACCCTGATCACGCGGGACTTCGAGAAGGCCTTCGAGCAGGTCGACGTCATCGTCTCCCCGACGACGCCCACCACCGCCTTCCCGATCGGCGAGCGCGCCGACGACCCGATGGCGATGTACCTCGCGGACCTCTGCACCATTCCGACCAACCTGGCCGGCAACGCCGCCATGTCGCTGCCCTGCGGCCTGGCGCCGGAGGACGGCCTCCCGGTCGGGCTGCAGATCATCGCCCCCGCCATGAAGGACGACCGGCTGTACAGGGTCGGAGCCGCCGTTGAGGCCGCCTTCGTGGAAAAGTGGGGACACCCGCTGCTCGAGGAGGCTCCGTCGCTGTGA
- the gatB gene encoding Asp-tRNA(Asn)/Glu-tRNA(Gln) amidotransferase subunit GatB, with product MTAVIDLESYEDALATYDPVMGLEVHVELGTKTKMFCGCSTELKQDANSQTCPVCLGLPGALPVVNEIGVESAIKIGLALNCEIAEWCRFARKNYFYPDMPKNFQTSQYDEPIAFDGYLDVQLEDGEIFRVQIERAHMEEDTGKSTHVGGATGRIHGASHSLLDYNRAGIPLIEIVTKPIEGAGARAPEVAKAYVAELRELIKALGVSEARMEMGQMRCDVNLSLRPHGREAFGTRSETKNVNSLRSVERAARFEIQRHAAVLNSGGTIVQETRHFHEEDGSTTAGRIKDNAEDYRYFPEPDLVPVAPARAWVEELRGGLPELPRLRRARLKEEWGASEHDMQSILNAGAVDLIVATTEAGAPSDQARKWWMGELARNANETGRGLDELPVTPVQVARVAALVASGDLNDKLARQVLEGVLAGEGDPDTVVEKRGLKVVSDEGALSTAVEEAIAGNAAIADKIRGGKVAAAGALVGAVMKATRGQADAARVRELILEKLGVEG from the coding sequence GTGACTGCTGTCATTGACCTGGAGTCGTACGAGGACGCCCTCGCGACGTACGACCCCGTCATGGGCCTCGAAGTCCATGTCGAGCTCGGCACCAAGACCAAGATGTTCTGCGGCTGCTCCACCGAGCTCAAGCAGGACGCCAACTCCCAGACCTGCCCGGTCTGCCTCGGACTGCCGGGCGCGCTGCCGGTCGTCAACGAGATCGGCGTCGAGTCCGCCATCAAGATCGGTCTCGCACTGAACTGCGAGATCGCCGAGTGGTGCCGCTTCGCCCGGAAGAACTACTTCTACCCGGACATGCCGAAGAACTTCCAGACCTCCCAGTACGACGAACCGATCGCCTTCGACGGCTATCTGGACGTCCAGCTGGAGGACGGCGAGATCTTCCGCGTGCAGATCGAGCGCGCCCACATGGAGGAGGACACCGGTAAGTCGACGCACGTCGGCGGCGCCACCGGCCGTATCCACGGGGCGTCCCACTCCCTGCTCGACTACAACCGCGCGGGCATCCCGCTCATCGAGATCGTCACCAAGCCGATCGAGGGAGCGGGCGCACGCGCCCCCGAGGTCGCCAAGGCGTACGTCGCCGAGCTGCGCGAGCTCATCAAGGCGCTCGGCGTCTCGGAGGCCCGGATGGAGATGGGCCAGATGCGCTGCGACGTGAACCTGTCGCTGCGCCCGCACGGCCGTGAGGCGTTCGGCACCCGTTCCGAGACGAAGAACGTGAACTCCCTGCGTTCCGTCGAGCGGGCCGCCCGCTTCGAGATCCAGCGCCACGCCGCGGTGCTGAACTCCGGCGGCACGATCGTGCAGGAGACCCGGCACTTCCACGAGGAGGACGGCTCCACCACGGCCGGCCGCATCAAGGACAACGCCGAGGACTACCGCTACTTCCCGGAGCCCGACCTGGTACCGGTCGCCCCGGCCCGCGCCTGGGTCGAGGAGCTGCGGGGCGGCCTCCCCGAGCTGCCGCGGCTGCGCCGCGCACGGCTCAAGGAGGAGTGGGGCGCGTCCGAGCACGACATGCAGTCCATCCTCAACGCGGGCGCGGTCGACCTGATCGTCGCCACGACGGAGGCGGGCGCACCCTCGGACCAGGCCCGCAAGTGGTGGATGGGCGAGCTGGCCCGTAACGCCAACGAGACCGGCCGCGGTCTCGACGAACTGCCCGTCACCCCGGTGCAGGTCGCCAGGGTGGCCGCGCTCGTCGCCTCGGGCGACCTCAACGACAAGCTGGCCCGCCAGGTGCTGGAGGGCGTCCTCGCGGGCGAGGGCGACCCGGACACCGTCGTCGAGAAGCGCGGCCTGAAGGTCGTCTCCGACGAGGGCGCGCTGTCCACCGCCGTCGAGGAGGCCATCGCGGGCAACGCCGCCATCGCGGACAAGATCCGCGGCGGCAAGGTCGCCGCGGCCGGCGCGCTCGTCGGCGCCGTCATGAAGGCCACCCGTGGCCAGGCGGACGCGGCACGGGTGCGTGAGCTGATCCTGGAGAAGCTCGGCGTCGAGGGCTGA
- a CDS encoding SLC13 family permease — MNSVTTEIVSVALLLGVLAFAVARPRGLPEATVAVPAALLVIAIGALSWPEARSQVSSLLPVIGFLAAILVLAQLCADEGLFTAAGELVARVCGGRTGPLLAGVFVVASVITAVLSLDATVVLLTPVVLATAARVGARPRPYVYACAHLANSASLLLPVSNLTNLLAFTASGLSFTRFAALMTLPWLAAIAVEYVVFRRYFAADLAAGAYPQKAAEERPRVPVFTLAVLVLTLCGFVVTSFAGAEPLWAALAGAAVLAVRALAKRETTVKGLVHSANVPFCLFVLALGVVVKAVVDHGLGTGIGWLLPDGSSLAALLAVAVVAAVLANLINNLPAILALLPVVAAAGPGPLLAALIGVNLGPNLTYVGSLATLLWRRILHTHGAAPELGHFTRLGLLTVPATLVVSTVALWGALGVIGV; from the coding sequence CTGAACTCCGTCACCACCGAGATCGTCTCCGTCGCCCTCCTGCTGGGGGTGCTGGCGTTCGCCGTCGCACGCCCCCGGGGCCTGCCGGAGGCGACCGTCGCCGTGCCCGCCGCACTCCTGGTGATCGCGATCGGCGCGCTCTCCTGGCCGGAGGCCCGCTCCCAGGTGAGCAGCCTGCTGCCGGTGATCGGCTTCCTCGCCGCGATCCTGGTACTGGCACAGCTCTGCGCGGACGAAGGGCTCTTCACGGCTGCCGGTGAACTGGTCGCCCGCGTCTGCGGCGGGCGGACCGGCCCGCTGCTCGCAGGGGTCTTCGTGGTCGCGTCGGTGATCACGGCGGTGCTCAGCCTGGACGCCACCGTGGTGCTGCTGACGCCGGTCGTCCTCGCGACCGCGGCCCGCGTCGGGGCCCGCCCCCGCCCGTACGTGTACGCCTGCGCGCACCTCGCCAACTCCGCCTCGCTCCTGCTCCCCGTCTCCAATCTGACCAATCTCCTGGCGTTCACGGCCAGCGGCCTCTCCTTCACGCGCTTCGCCGCCCTGATGACGCTGCCGTGGCTGGCGGCGATCGCCGTCGAGTACGTGGTCTTCCGCCGGTACTTCGCGGCCGACCTGGCGGCGGGCGCGTACCCGCAGAAGGCGGCGGAGGAACGGCCCCGCGTCCCCGTCTTCACCCTGGCCGTCCTCGTGCTGACCCTGTGCGGATTCGTCGTGACCTCGTTCGCGGGCGCGGAGCCGCTGTGGGCGGCGCTGGCGGGCGCCGCCGTGCTGGCCGTACGGGCGCTGGCGAAACGGGAGACCACGGTGAAGGGGCTGGTGCACTCCGCCAACGTGCCGTTCTGCCTGTTCGTGCTGGCCCTGGGCGTCGTCGTCAAGGCGGTCGTCGACCACGGCCTGGGCACCGGCATCGGCTGGCTCCTGCCCGACGGTTCCTCGCTGGCCGCGCTGCTGGCGGTGGCCGTGGTGGCGGCCGTCCTCGCCAACCTGATCAACAACCTGCCGGCCATCCTCGCCCTGCTCCCGGTCGTCGCGGCGGCCGGCCCGGGTCCGCTGCTGGCCGCACTGATCGGGGTGAACCTCGGGCCGAACCTCACGTACGTCGGCTCGCTCGCCACCCTGCTGTGGCGTCGCATCCTGCACACGCACGGCGCGGCGCCGGAGCTCGGTCACTTCACCAGGCTCGGGCTGCTGACCGTTCCGGCGACGCTGGTGGTGTCGACGGTCGCGCTGTGGGGGGCGCTGGGGGTGATCGGGGTGTGA